From one Pseudomonas sp. S35 genomic stretch:
- a CDS encoding IS256-like element ISPsy17 family transposase, producing the protein MPTKKKPAHAAARELPSIPQELIEQFVKGPMSAEAIQDASMAFKKALIERALGAELGHHLGYPQGAERPEESTNQRNGKSGKTVLTDDGPLRLDIPRDRDGSFAPILIPKHERRFTGFDDKIIAMYARGMTVREIRAFLSEQYGTDVSHDFISSVTDAVMEEVGSWQQRPLEPMYPVIFFDALRVKIRDEGLVRNKAIYLALGVLPDGTRDILGIWIESTEGAKFWMKVFNDLKTRGVEDVLIAVTDGLKGIPEALGAVFPATTLQTCIVHLIRNSLDYAAWDKRRALAKALKPIYQAINADVAEQELNAFEAGPWGKQYPTVVAAWRRAWDRVIPFFVFPAGIRKVVYTTNAIESINAQLRKIIKTRGHFPTDDAATKLIWLGLRNITANWGHPAHDWKVAMNQFAILYGDRFTRPSW; encoded by the coding sequence ATGCCGACCAAAAAGAAGCCCGCCCATGCAGCAGCGAGGGAGTTACCCTCGATTCCCCAAGAGCTGATCGAGCAGTTTGTTAAAGGCCCGATGAGCGCCGAAGCCATTCAAGACGCGTCCATGGCGTTCAAGAAGGCTCTGATCGAGCGCGCGCTAGGTGCCGAGCTGGGTCACCACCTTGGTTATCCTCAGGGCGCGGAGCGCCCTGAGGAGTCGACCAATCAGCGCAATGGCAAGAGTGGCAAAACGGTTCTTACCGACGATGGGCCGCTTCGCCTGGATATCCCCAGAGACCGCGATGGTAGCTTCGCCCCGATCCTGATTCCCAAGCACGAACGCCGTTTTACAGGCTTCGACGACAAGATAATTGCCATGTACGCCCGGGGTATGACGGTGCGTGAGATCCGCGCTTTTCTGTCTGAGCAGTATGGAACTGACGTGTCCCATGACTTCATCAGCTCAGTCACCGATGCCGTAATGGAAGAAGTCGGCTCTTGGCAGCAGCGCCCCCTGGAGCCTATGTACCCGGTCATCTTCTTTGATGCGCTACGGGTCAAAATCCGGGACGAGGGGTTAGTGCGCAACAAGGCCATTTATCTGGCGCTGGGCGTATTACCCGATGGCACACGTGACATTCTGGGGATCTGGATTGAGAGCACCGAGGGCGCCAAGTTTTGGATGAAGGTCTTCAACGACCTCAAAACGCGTGGGGTAGAAGATGTTCTAATCGCCGTCACGGATGGCCTTAAAGGGATACCGGAGGCTTTGGGAGCGGTTTTTCCTGCCACGACGCTGCAAACCTGCATCGTGCATCTGATCCGCAACAGCTTGGACTATGCCGCTTGGGATAAACGTCGGGCATTGGCCAAAGCCCTCAAGCCGATCTACCAGGCGATCAATGCGGACGTGGCCGAGCAAGAGCTCAACGCCTTTGAAGCGGGGCCTTGGGGTAAGCAGTATCCGACAGTAGTTGCTGCATGGCGTCGCGCCTGGGATCGGGTTATACCGTTTTTTGTATTCCCGGCGGGTATCCGAAAAGTGGTCTACACGACCAATGCCATCGAAAGCATCAACGCTCAGCTACGAAAGATTATTAAAACCCGTGGGCACTTCCCGACCGACGATGCGGCAACGAAGCTGATCTGGCTGGGACTACGAAATATCACGGCTAACTGGGGGCACCCGGCGCATGATTGGAAAGTGGCAATGAATCAGTTTGCGATTCTTTACGGAGACCGATTTACCAGACCGAGCTGGTAA
- a CDS encoding glutathione S-transferase: MIIVHHLNNSRSQRILWLLEELGLAYQIKRYQRDPKTNLAPPELKAINALGKSPVIEDGAHVVIESGAIVDYLIRRHGDGRLQPDPASADYDKYVQWLHFAEGSAMLPLMLNLYVGRLGDAGAPLHPRIESEVANYLGYLNDALAHTPYLLGDELSGADIQMSFIGEIAKAQGKLQAYPHLAAWVQRFQARPAYRQALEQGGEYAFAQ; encoded by the coding sequence ATGATCATTGTTCACCACCTCAACAACTCACGCTCGCAGCGCATCCTGTGGCTGCTGGAAGAGCTTGGCCTGGCCTACCAGATCAAGCGCTACCAGCGCGACCCGAAGACCAACCTCGCACCGCCTGAACTCAAGGCGATCAACGCCCTGGGCAAGTCCCCGGTGATTGAAGACGGCGCCCATGTGGTGATCGAGTCCGGCGCCATCGTCGACTACCTGATCCGCCGGCATGGCGACGGTCGCCTGCAACCTGACCCAGCCTCGGCGGACTACGATAAATACGTGCAATGGCTGCACTTTGCCGAAGGTTCGGCCATGTTGCCGTTGATGCTCAACCTCTATGTGGGACGCCTGGGCGATGCTGGGGCGCCGTTGCATCCGCGCATCGAATCCGAAGTCGCCAACTACTTGGGCTATCTGAACGATGCGCTGGCGCACACGCCGTATTTGCTCGGTGATGAGCTGAGCGGGGCCGATATCCAGATGAGTTTTATCGGTGAAATCGCCAAGGCCCAGGGCAAGTTGCAGGCCTACCCGCACCTCGCGGCGTGGGTGCAGCGCTTTCAGGCACGGCCGGCGTATCGCCAGGCACTGGAACAGGGTGGCGAGTACGCGTTTGCCCAGTAA
- a CDS encoding OPT family oligopeptide transporter, with protein sequence MLSASPAIPQYAPVERELSLRAVITGTVLGILLTPSNVYAGLKIGWSFNMSIIALLIGYAIWQGLAKRSPQQLPWTLHESNINQTVASAAASIISGGLVAPIPAYTLLTGNQLDALPMIAWVFSVSFLGIWIAWYLRPSLLNDKALKFPEGMATLETLLHIYNHGREAATRLKVLLSAALLSGVVKWVDTFMWAFPRWSPSAQLERLTFTADPSLLLLGFGGIIGIRVGLTLLLGALLAWGGLGPWLLAQHLVTLPADNSGPQFAALVEWLLWPGVSLMVCSTVASLAIRLWALRTATKASGGALWTWPKPGPAAGFGLAICLVVSLQALLFGINLWMALLTIPLAICLAAVAARVVGATGIPPIGAIGQLSQLSFGIVAPGQVPINLMSANTAGGSAGQCTDLMNDFKVGKAIGATPHKQVIAQILGIFIGSIVGVFAYLALIPDPQSMLLTEQWPAPAVATWKAVAQTLTHGLDSLSASIRWAIAIGGGVGVLLGVLDSLLPAHRSRYLPSAAALGLAFVLPASVSLMMALGAVLTWWVSCRWPSITERFAITAAAGLIAGESITGVGASLWQMVQ encoded by the coding sequence ATGCTTTCAGCCTCGCCCGCCATTCCCCAGTACGCTCCCGTCGAACGCGAACTCAGCCTGCGTGCCGTCATCACCGGCACGGTGCTCGGTATTCTGCTCACGCCCTCCAATGTGTATGCCGGCTTGAAGATCGGCTGGTCGTTCAACATGTCGATCATTGCCCTGCTGATCGGTTACGCCATCTGGCAAGGGCTGGCCAAGCGTTCCCCGCAACAGCTGCCGTGGACCCTGCATGAAAGCAATATCAACCAGACCGTCGCCTCGGCCGCGGCCTCGATCATCTCCGGCGGCTTGGTGGCGCCGATCCCGGCCTACACCTTGCTGACGGGCAACCAATTGGACGCACTGCCGATGATCGCCTGGGTGTTCTCGGTGAGTTTCCTGGGCATCTGGATCGCTTGGTACCTGCGGCCCTCCCTGCTCAATGACAAGGCACTGAAATTTCCCGAAGGCATGGCCACCCTGGAAACCCTGCTGCACATCTACAACCATGGCCGCGAAGCCGCGACACGCTTGAAGGTGCTGCTCAGCGCCGCCTTGCTGTCCGGCGTGGTGAAGTGGGTGGACACGTTTATGTGGGCCTTCCCGCGCTGGTCGCCCAGCGCGCAGTTGGAGCGCCTGACGTTCACTGCCGACCCTTCGCTGTTGCTGCTGGGGTTTGGCGGCATCATCGGCATTCGTGTAGGCCTGACCCTGTTGCTCGGCGCCTTGCTCGCGTGGGGCGGCCTGGGGCCGTGGCTGCTGGCGCAACACCTGGTGACGTTGCCGGCAGACAACAGCGGCCCGCAATTCGCTGCGTTGGTGGAGTGGTTGCTGTGGCCGGGGGTGAGCCTGATGGTGTGCTCCACCGTGGCCTCGTTGGCGATTCGTTTGTGGGCGTTGCGCACCGCCACCAAGGCCAGCGGTGGTGCACTCTGGACCTGGCCAAAACCCGGGCCTGCCGCGGGTTTCGGGTTGGCGATCTGCTTGGTGGTGAGCCTGCAAGCGCTGTTGTTCGGCATCAACCTGTGGATGGCACTGCTGACCATCCCCCTGGCGATCTGCCTGGCCGCCGTCGCCGCCCGCGTGGTGGGCGCTACGGGGATTCCGCCGATTGGCGCCATCGGGCAATTGTCCCAGTTGAGCTTCGGTATCGTCGCCCCCGGCCAGGTGCCGATCAACCTGATGAGCGCCAACACCGCCGGTGGCTCTGCCGGGCAATGCACGGACTTGATGAACGACTTCAAGGTGGGCAAGGCGATTGGCGCCACGCCGCACAAGCAGGTGATCGCGCAGATCCTGGGGATTTTCATCGGCAGCATCGTTGGTGTGTTTGCGTACTTGGCGCTGATCCCCGACCCGCAGTCCATGCTGCTCACCGAACAGTGGCCGGCGCCAGCGGTGGCGACGTGGAAAGCCGTGGCGCAAACCCTGACCCATGGGTTGGATTCGTTATCGGCGAGCATTCGCTGGGCGATTGCCATTGGCGGCGGCGTAGGCGTGTTGCTGGGTGTGCTCGACAGCCTGTTGCCGGCCCATCGCTCCCGATACTTGCCAAGCGCCGCCGCATTGGGGCTGGCGTTTGTATTGCCGGCGTCGGTGTCGTTGATGATGGCGCTGGGCGCGGTGCTGACCTGGTGGGTGAGCTGCCGTTGGCCGAGCATCACCGAGCGCTTTGCGATTACCGCGGCGGCTGGGTTGATTGCCGGAGAGAGCATCACCGGCGTCGGGGCGTCGTTGTGGCAGATGGTGCAGTAG
- a CDS encoding transposase, giving the protein MRPTPQSHRLRHGRYSEHGRSYLVTIVVHQRQRLFTDLYLGRLLVAELRQAHEMGLVDSLAWVIMPDHIHWLFELKQKQLADVVRRTKSCSTLVINRRRQSKERVWQPGYHDRAVRVEDDLRKMARYIIANPLRAGLVERVGDYSLWDAAWL; this is encoded by the coding sequence ATGCGCCCCACACCTCAATCCCATCGTCTGCGCCACGGTCGTTACTCGGAGCACGGTCGCAGCTACCTCGTCACTATCGTCGTTCATCAGCGCCAGCGCTTGTTCACTGACCTTTACCTGGGCCGTCTGCTAGTCGCCGAGCTCCGGCAGGCTCATGAGATGGGGCTGGTTGACTCTCTTGCCTGGGTCATCATGCCTGACCACATCCACTGGTTGTTTGAGCTCAAACAAAAGCAGTTGGCTGACGTGGTGCGACGTACCAAGTCATGTAGCACGCTGGTCATCAACCGGCGTCGTCAAAGCAAAGAGCGTGTCTGGCAACCCGGTTATCACGATAGGGCAGTGCGTGTGGAGGATGATCTTCGCAAAATGGCGCGTTACATCATTGCCAACCCCTTACGCGCCGGTTTGGTGGAACGAGTGGGGGATTACTCGTTGTGGGATGCTGCGTGGCTCTGA
- a CDS encoding lactonase family protein, whose amino-acid sequence MTKPLLLAAAIACGLSAQAHAATFAYISSPGDGLISQYRLDESNGALSLVDQVTAGDQVNPMALSPDGKSLFAALRVKPFQVQGFSIDPVTGRLTPQSKAPLAESMAYLATDRAGRYLLAASYGADTLSVQPIGKAEPILTYKTGLHAHSLRTDPSNRFAYAGNLGNDHVLQYRFDANTGALTPIGSGFVSVPANTGPRHLAFSADGKYLYVVGEMSGTVTAFAIDDSSGALSQIGVANGIPARLQLAHGEVRDARNNDLKDDPTPRIWAADLRLSPDGTLLLMSERTSSSVSAFAVDAATGALKFLDNYPVEEKQPRNIAFSPNGQWLLVTGEKSDKVGTYAVSGSGALKRVGEAASGKGALWIEVLRTAAQ is encoded by the coding sequence GTGACTAAACCCCTCCTCCTGGCCGCTGCCATTGCCTGCGGCCTCAGTGCACAGGCCCACGCTGCAACCTTCGCGTACATCTCCAGCCCCGGCGACGGCCTGATTTCCCAGTACCGTCTCGACGAAAGCAACGGCGCCCTGAGCCTGGTCGACCAGGTGACGGCCGGTGACCAAGTCAACCCTATGGCCCTGAGCCCCGACGGTAAAAGCTTGTTTGCCGCGCTGCGGGTCAAGCCGTTCCAGGTACAAGGCTTCAGCATTGACCCGGTCACCGGGCGCTTGACGCCACAGTCCAAGGCGCCCCTGGCCGAAAGCATGGCCTACCTGGCCACCGACCGTGCCGGGCGTTATCTGCTCGCAGCGTCCTACGGGGCCGATACCCTCAGCGTGCAGCCCATCGGCAAGGCCGAGCCGATCCTCACCTACAAAACCGGGCTGCATGCGCATTCCCTGCGCACCGACCCGAGCAATCGCTTTGCCTACGCGGGCAACCTGGGCAATGACCATGTGCTGCAATACCGCTTCGACGCCAACACCGGCGCACTCACGCCCATCGGCAGCGGCTTCGTGAGCGTGCCGGCCAACACCGGGCCGCGGCACCTGGCGTTTTCGGCCGACGGTAAATACCTGTATGTGGTCGGCGAGATGAGCGGCACCGTCACGGCGTTCGCCATCGACGACAGCAGCGGCGCGCTGAGCCAGATCGGCGTGGCCAATGGCATTCCGGCGCGCTTGCAACTGGCCCACGGCGAAGTGCGCGATGCCCGCAACAATGACTTGAAGGACGACCCGACACCACGCATCTGGGCCGCCGACCTGCGCCTGTCGCCAGACGGCACGCTGCTGCTGATGAGCGAGCGCACCAGCAGTTCGGTGTCGGCGTTTGCGGTGGATGCGGCGACGGGCGCTTTGAAGTTCCTCGACAACTACCCGGTCGAAGAGAAACAGCCACGCAATATCGCGTTTTCGCCCAATGGCCAATGGTTGCTGGTGACCGGCGAGAAAAGCGACAAGGTCGGCACCTATGCGGTCAGCGGCAGCGGCGCCTTGAAGCGAGTGGGTGAGGCGGCTTCGGGCAAAGGTGCGCTGTGGATTGAAGTCCTGCGCACCGCAGCCCAATAG